One region of Carassius gibelio isolate Cgi1373 ecotype wild population from Czech Republic chromosome A1, carGib1.2-hapl.c, whole genome shotgun sequence genomic DNA includes:
- the LOC128015910 gene encoding uncharacterized protein LOC128015910, with protein MIEEILKTSPGGEKIINEYTRTKGLSDTRRRDMEHYYNAEDGSGYLAWRIKTLQKEASEERMKRPRQPQTGGPTADRQSYKEDCYLTEDRHCQEAIALMKHTADEAVVKEKMKLTLAYRQKLLHDPKKSADILSVFSRFLDIPGLINQDFGLLFGDATSAKLLEKWSTNIKPKVIAQSRGLTQTSELQDLIQNAEATEVEEGWDSDMSSILMLVHLLPPSSQGRKRPGKISAKQACDRLVKFIKTSNSIQGHLDSIGERLQPYQLAVGPNKSRIHSWFIVIDQHALPCKASNSLACVDELFKAHFVFGTSYYQELTNVFSFLQTTVYDIDVETTKVNPRVSELRARILQ; from the exons ATGATTGAAGAGATTCTAAAGACCAGCCCTGGAGGTGAAAAGATTATAAACGAATATACCCGCACCAAAGGTCTGTCCGATACCCGAAGACGTGACATG GAGCATTATTACAATGCAGAAGATGGAAGTGGATATTTGGCGTGGAGAATTAAAACTCTGCAGAAAGAAGCATCAGAGGAACGGATGAAGCGTCCACGGCAACCACAAACAG GTGGGCCAACTGCTGACAGACAATCCTACAAAGAAGACTGCTATTTGACTGAAGACCGTCATTGTCAGGAAGCAATAGCCCTGATGAAGCATACAGCTGATGAGGCAGTGGTAAAGGAAAAGATGAAGTTAACGCTGGCCTATCGCCAGAAGCTGCTGCATGACCCTAAAAAGTCTGCTGATATTCTATCAGTTTTCTCACGATTCCTGGATATACCAGGCTTG ATTAATCAAGATTTTGGACTTTTGTTTGGTGATGCGACCTCTGCAAAGTTGTTGGAGAAGTGGTCTACCAACATAAAACCAAAGGTTATTGCACAGAGCCGTGGCCTCACACAGACTAGTGAGCTCCAAGACCTCATCCAAAATGCTGAAGCCACTGAAGTTGAAGAAG GGTGGGACAGCGACATGTCTTCCATTCTGATGCTGGTTCACCTTTTGCCACCCTCAAGTCAAGGCCGCAAGAGACCGGGAAAGATCTCAGCCAAACAAGCATGTGATCGTCTTGTGAAATTCATCAAG ACTAGTAACAGTATCCAAGGGCACTTGGACAGTATTGGAGAGAGACTCCAGCCGTATCAACTCGCTGTTGGGCCGAACAAAAGTAGGATCCATTCTTGGTTTATTGTGATTGACCAACATGCTCTACCCTGTAAGGCTTCTAATTCATTGGCCTGTGTTGATGAGCTTTTCAAAGCTCACTTTGTCTTTGGGACTTCATACTATCAGGAATTGACCAATGTGTTTAGCTTTCTGCAAACCACAGTCTATGATATTGATGTTGAAACCACCAAGGTAAATCCCAGAGTATCCGAGTTGAGAGCTAGAATCCTCCAGTGA